In Glycine soja cultivar W05 unplaced genomic scaffold, ASM419377v2 tig00106023_1_pilon, whole genome shotgun sequence, the genomic window CTTTTCCAATGCTATTCAAAATGTTGTTATTaaatattgcaaaaaaaaaattcaaacaaatgatggctaataattaatgaaagtgATGTGAGTATGCATATTTTGAATGTTTTGTATTCTCCtatattataatgtttttatttttgtttacttttccaaatgtttttattgttaaagatTCTTGGAATATTGAAAAATGTTTGCCAAATAAAAGAGCAAAGAAgtggaaattgaaatttttatttatttattttagagtttaTTGTAATTTATCACTATTCAACccgaaaaatttaatttctattgtcAATGTTTCCAGTAAATAATgttgatgacaaaaaaaatacaaattggaATCAACACAATATTCATCACTAAATGTTTCATTCTTTACCATGATTTTTTCACGAAAGGATtgttgctcaaagaaaagcaaaaGTAAAAGTTATGAGAACCTTTGttgaagagtttcttttgaaagCTCATTACAATTAACTTCACATGTTCAACCCATAAACAAATTTTCAATTCATACATAGATAGATATATTAGATTCACTACACTTTTTATTAGTCTTAGGTTAGACACCATTGGTGTTCCTCAACTCATTAAGTGAGTGATCAATCTAAATCTATTGTGTGATTGTTGGTAGTCCAAGAAAATTTTTTACATAGGAAGTCAACTAAGTTGAGTTTATTCTATTAAATAGATCATTCTCTCACCTATGAACCTAATTGGGTCTTACTCCACTTCATCATTTTATGGGTTATTAAATTCCCTACCTTTGTGACAATAACAATGGTGACacttatcaattaatttaaatatcttaaaaacattaatgatttcaaatatttaatgctatttctattcaaacaaaatatttaatgttatttatttttaatatttcctataataaattatttgttttgaatggACATTTATgaccataaattattatatttattagaaaagagGTAAGAACCttcatacaaatatttaatttttttgaatatttgaaataaaaatcaacaatcaataaatgtaccttttaatcaatttaaatattttaaaaacattaatgcttccaaacatttaatgttatttattattataagctccattaataaattattgtttttaaataacatttatgaccttacaataaattattacatttattgatagttgatattttttttctaaaatttatttcaaggaCTTCATTAAAAAAGAGGATATTGATAGTATAAAAGTAAGACTCTTCATATCAAAATTGTGTGTGCAAAACAGAGATGAGTGCAAATCAGAGGAGTACTGCTCCACCCTTTAAGGTAAGTGAGTGGGAATCAATTAGGGAATTAGGGattaaaacaatgttttttggAACATatgatatttgattaattaaaacttatacttagattaaaacaatgtttttttggAACATATGATATGCTGAAAATTCTTGAAGTTGATTCTAAATAGTTGTAAAGTTTGGGATATCctttatattgttttaattcattctctttgcatatatatatgtgtgtgtgtgtgtgtgcgtgtgggTGGGTGTGTGTGAAActaatatataaattgttagattatataaaagtataatataTTCTTCAATTATGAATCAATAATTACAAGGATAAAATCTGATAAACTCGATAaaagtttatatttattataattcattGTACGCTTAGTTTGAGATCAATTGTATGTTAGACTCTCTTTTAAATTCATAagacaaatttttatttctaattttttagtacatatatttaattaagttttgatAATTGAACTTTCTCATTCTCTATGATATATTTATGTAGGAGGAATTTGCAACTGTACTAAGGATGACTCATTCCTTAAATGATGCTCAACCTGTACCTGCAACACCAGCATCATTTTGCAATCCTACTAATTGCAATATTGGTTGTGACGATGTTGTTCAGAACCAAAAAAATGAggtacataattaattttcaatttcaaatttgttttctttcaaaattattcaaatttttcattattataattttcttgtatAAATCATCTAATCGTACATTAATTTGCACGTTTTAACAACAAAAACTGTGTGTAATTTATATGTCAAATGATCTAACTTTTGACTTATTTGtctcatttaaataaatatttggccAAATTAAGATGTTTGTTAAACAAGTTTGTTTTACTAAATTATAGGCTAAAtagcttataaattttaaattaaactaatcaATTAACAACTTTCAAACATATATAAGAATTTCAACTAGACTATGACACAATTGTGCATATGATAAACTGAATCCTAAAAGGATAGTCCATCATGTATTTGCATAGTTTgaatttttgtgttgattttcatgaatatatttttttaatcgtttgtgtgtgtgtgtgtgtatatatatatatatatatatatatatatatatatatatatatatatatatcattgcaCACTTTACCTTTCTATTTACATTTTTACCAATAAGTTTAACTTATATATCTTTCTATTGTTATTAGAATGAAACCCCACCTGCGACACAAAATTCAAAGCCAAAACGAGGAAGACCCTTCAAAACGCCACCTGAATCGATTAAAAATTGGTATGTTATACGCAAAGAACGAAAGATCGCCAACAGGTTCGATACGGTACgtaattcaattaaaatgaaaatttgatgtttatttatcttcttcctttttgagTTAAGATAAGATGGGTTTTCATAAGTGAATTCATTAATTCAATtgttttattatgtaaaaaaatctagagggaaaattaacaaacttgtttatttcttaaatattatagGTAAATATTACACATAGTGGACAtagagatttattttttaaatatatttcttaaagTAAATAGTTAGTTTGAGCAATATATTGAACATTTACAAAGTATTTCTTTTCAAACTACGAAGAGtagtttttatacaaaaatattcaaCAATAGTCTGTgtgataaaattgaaattttagtacaaacattgtgattttaaaacaaaaatatgatactTTTATAGACCATTCAGGTATAAAATATAGGCATATGTCATCAAtacatcaattatatattaataaaatagatCATACTTTGAGTATAGGACCATAAGAAAATATAGGAAAACCAGCTCTACAACTATgatattacatagaaacaatagaGAAAACAACATTCTATATATTTAGATAACAATAAGCAATTCATGTAGTAGGGTTAATAAACCAATTAGACAATAAGCAATGTCCAGGCTTTACTTTGGAAAAAAACCATATTCCAAGTAGTAACCTTAATATGATCAAGATGTCCGCACAAATTATAATTGTCATTGTtccaaatgagaaaaaaaatggaatgttgattatATAGGGTTCACAATTTTATGCCATTGTTTTCCTTCCATATATAAGTAATGTCCAAGACAATAATGTTACCTCCTTTCTCTATCATCTTCTCCAGTATCCTCAAAGAAGATTTGATAAAAACCATTTTTGCATAAAGTATCAAATAGAGAACTATGACTCTATGCTAAATATCTCTATAAACATTTTCCGCCTCAACATTCATTCTACCTTAAGTGtatattttaatcaatgttCAGTAAGTTAGATTATTAGGTTAAAGGTGTCTTGCTTTTGTGTcatcaaataattttcaaacCACAGCATATTTGTTCTACCTTCCATATTCCTCAATTAGTGCATTATAAGttaatgtcatttttatttcaCAAGTCTCTATCTGTCCAAATTAACCCTTAAATACTAAGGGCTAAGGGTCTTTATATCCTAAAGTGGAGTGTGATGAAAAATCCAAAGCTACACTATTTCTATGATCATCATAATTGTACCCCGTCCCTTTCCcatttatttgtcattttatattttcttatacaaCATGATAGGAATGAATGAATTGCAACATCAACTTTTTTAACAAGTTTTCTCTTGTTTGGTCTTTGTTATGatggttcattttattatttttttttcttgcatattttatattttcctatCCATCATGCTAGGAATCAATTAATTGCAATATCACCTTGTTTAAGTTTTCTCATGTTTGCCTTTTGTTATTATCACTCATtttactatcttttttttttgcagagttATTTTCATAAGGAGACAGGCTTTCGGTGTCGGTCTTTGAAGGAGATTAAGAATTACGAGAAATATGGAAGTCCTCCTCGACGTCACAAAGTGAAAACACAAGCCAAAGAAGAAAGCAATgacaaaaccaaaaatgaaacAGAAGtgagtatatttattttaaaaaataaagtagggCTAACAATGTATTTTCCTACACattttattattggttaaagTTTACTGACAACTATAAGCTCATGAGTAGGACTGAAAGTGATTAAAGAAACAGTAGTAGTACatccttttgttattttcaatcaaCATGAACAAGTAACAAAGAGTGCATTTGAGATAGtggtgatttttctttttaaaattagaaaagtttagttctcttttatttctgGGGTTCATGTAAAGTTTGGCATTTTAAATCACAATTTaatgtgatattttaatttttttccatcaatgtattcaagaaaaacaatatcattagtgattttcatattctttttagttttactaTCTAGGAAGTTTTTTGGAAAATGATAACTATAATGAGTATGCTTCTTCAGGGTGTTTGGAATCTTTTTCATTGCTattcaaaatgtttttattaaatattgcaaaaaaaataatcaaacaaatgatggctaataattaataaaagtgaTGTGAGTAtgcatatttttaatgttttgtattCTTCtatattataatgtttttatttttttttacttttccagatgttttttactattaaaaattcCTGGAATATTGAGAAATGTTTTTtgctaaagaaaagaacaaagaactggaaattgaactttttatttatttattttagagtttaTTGTAATTTATCACTATTCAACccgaaaaatttaatttctattgtcAATGTTTCTATTAAGAATgttgatgacaaaaaaaatacctaTTGGAATCAACACAATATTCCTCACTAAATGTTTCATTCTTTGTCATGATTTTTTCAGGAAATGGTtgttgctcaaagaaaagcaaaaGCAGAAGTTATGAGAACTTTTGTTGAAAAGTTTCTTTCGAAAGCTTATTACAATCAGCTTCACATGTTCGACCcataatcaataaaaatcaactaTTATATAATGTTCAAATCGACTGAAAAACATTGTCATCAGTTTATTTAATACCTATGTTGACAACTTCCATGTGATTTAGGATtttcatatgattttattttgactTTCTATGTTGGATGAAATGACTTTCAGCtatgcttttttgttttttttcggGTTAGTCTAACAATTTGCTAGAAAGATCTCAATCCATTGGTTCCTTTTCATGGTTGTGGATATTGGGTTAGGCTaggtatgtttttattttaaataattttgtgtttCATCTCTCTATTGTGATGAATCTGATTAATGGCATGCACAACTTATCTTTTACACATTGTGGGTGACTTACAGTTCCAATGTTGATGTTGGCTTTGTAGGGTTGGGTACATATTTATTTGCTAGTTTTGTGGTTTGTTTACACTAGTTTCTAGACTAGTACACCAATTTTCACGTCTACTAAGTTggacaagttttatttttgttcgaAAATTGACTTgaataatttctaaaacaattaataactataaattattatattcaaCTTCATACCATTTTCCATCACATTTATGTGAAAAGTTTGAATGCAATTTCAATCCAATTTCGTCTAAAAATACGAAAACTTAAACTTAGTTAATGTTCATTGTATAAACAAACTCTTTGATATGGGCATTTGTATATTACCATTCAATTCCTATTTTACCCTTCTCTAATCCTTAATTACTTAGAATCTTGATATCTTAAATGGACTGTGATGAATAATTCTATAAGCTACTACATTCATAATCCCATCACCATGCCCACTTCCCCCATTCATttctcaatttgtgttttcctatTTCACATGTTATGAATGAGTTGCaacatcaactttttttaacattttttttatcattgttttctttttataaaattgctaattttatttaaaaaaatattttgcaattttatCTTCATGAAGAGAAAGGGTTTCAATGTCGATCTTTATTAAGGCCGAAAGATATAAGATGCACA contains:
- the LOC114404724 gene encoding uncharacterized protein LOC114404724 isoform X1, which gives rise to MSANQRSTAPPFKEEFATVLRMTHSLNDAQPVPATPASFCNPTNCNIGCDDVVQNQKNENETPPATQNSKPKRGRPFKTPPESIKNWYVIRKERKIANRFDTSYFHKETGFRCRSLKEIKNYEKYGSPPRRHKVKTQAKEESNDKTKNETEEMVVAQRKAKAEVMRTFVEKFLSKAYYNQLHMFDP
- the LOC114404724 gene encoding uncharacterized protein LOC114404724 isoform X2, coding for MSANQRSTAPPFKEEFATVLRMTHSLNDAQPVPATPASFCNPTNCNIGCDDVVQNQKNENETPPATQNSKPKRGRPFKTPPESIKNWYVIRKERKIANRFDTSYFHKETGFRCRSLKEIKNYEKYGSPPRRHKVKTQAKEESNDKTKNETEEMVVAQRKQKAEVMRTFVEEFLSEAYHNQLHMFDP